One segment of Mycobacterium spongiae DNA contains the following:
- a CDS encoding zinc finger domain-containing protein, whose product MPGIGALGPDALDIGADDLADLLAGNTGRIKTVITDQKVIAGIGNAYSDEILHVAKISPFATAGKLSDGQLNALHGAIVAVLSDAVTRSVGQGAAMLKGEKRSGLRVHARTGLPCPVCGDTVREVSFADKSFQYCPTCQTGGKVLADRRMSRLLK is encoded by the coding sequence GTGCCGGGCATTGGCGCGCTCGGGCCCGATGCGCTGGACATCGGCGCTGACGACCTAGCGGATCTCCTGGCCGGCAACACCGGTCGGATCAAGACCGTGATCACCGACCAGAAGGTGATCGCCGGCATCGGCAATGCCTATAGCGACGAGATTCTGCATGTCGCGAAGATCTCGCCGTTCGCCACGGCGGGGAAGCTGTCCGACGGGCAACTCAACGCGTTGCATGGCGCCATCGTGGCGGTCCTGTCCGACGCGGTGACCCGGTCCGTCGGCCAGGGCGCGGCCATGCTCAAGGGGGAGAAACGCTCCGGGCTGCGGGTGCACGCGCGCACCGGACTCCCATGCCCGGTGTGTGGTGACACCGTGCGTGAAGTGTCGTTCGCAGACAAATCTTTTCAGTACTGTCCGACGTGTCAGACCGGCGGCAAGGTGCTGGCCGACCGGCGGATGTCGCGGCTGCTCAAGTAG
- a CDS encoding PE family protein codes for MSWVIAAPEYVAAAANDLAGIGSTLNQANAAASAPISAVLPAGADEVSAGIAALFGAHAQAYQALSAQAALFHQQFVQLMGTGATHYADAEVANERPMQHTDALISDPALAATGRVPVGGAPGVGAGTGGAGWASGNEASSWAGQAGASGESAGVLGTGGTGAAGAEGAATDLGATGHTGGSLAGTGGMLYGVGAAGGLANSGGNGGESGFGGSGGYLFAQGLMDTLGVEATGSVPSVGLDGASGPVDGGVAGAREWLPGEGGAVGNGGNGGVLRPLPGFADGTGDSGLTVAAADAGVSGNSIVAADGRAQAAGVAASFGA; via the coding sequence ATGTCGTGGGTGATCGCAGCGCCCGAGTATGTGGCGGCAGCGGCCAACGATCTCGCCGGTATTGGTTCGACACTTAACCAGGCCAATGCGGCGGCGTCGGCCCCGATATCCGCGGTGTTGCCCGCGGGTGCCGATGAGGTGTCGGCGGGGATTGCCGCTTTGTTCGGTGCGCACGCGCAGGCATATCAGGCGCTGAGCGCGCAGGCGGCGCTATTTCACCAGCAGTTCGTCCAGCTCATGGGCACTGGCGCGACCCATTACGCCGATGCCGAGGTCGCCAACGAACGGCCGATGCAACACACCGACGCCTTGATCAGCGATCCTGCGCTGGCGGCCACGGGGCGAGTACCAGTAGGCGGAGCCCCGGGGGTCGGGGCGGGCACCGGTGGCGCCGGGTGGGCGTCCGGCAACGAAGCGTCCAGCTGGGCTGGTCAGGCCGGTGCGAGCGGCGAGTCGGCTGGGGTATTGGGCACTGGCGGAACCGGCGCAGCCGGTGCCGAAGGTGCGGCCACCGACCTCGGTGCGACTGGCCACACCGGCGGCTCACTCGCGGGCACTGGTGGGATGCTGTACGGCGTGGGCGCCGCGGGCGGGCTCGCCAACAGCGGGGGCAACGGCGGCGAAAGCGGTTTTGGTGGCAGTGGTGGCTACCTCTTCGCCCAAGGCCTCATGGATACCCTGGGCGTCGAAGCCACCGGTTCGGTTCCGTCAGTCGGTCTGGACGGCGCTTCGGGACCTGTCGACGGTGGCGTCGCAGGCGCGCGCGAGTGGCTGCCCGGCGAGGGTGGGGCCGTGGGGAACGGCGGCAACGGTGGGGTCCTCCGTCCCCTTCCGGGCTTCGCTGACGGGACTGGCGATAGCGGCCTTACGGTCGCCGCTGCTGATGCTGGGGTGTCCGGCAACAGCATCGTTGCCGCCGACGGTCGCGCCCAGGCCGCTGGTGTCGCCGCCAGCTTTGGCGCCTAG
- a CDS encoding SDR family oxidoreductase has protein sequence MTRQRILITGASSGLGAGMARAFASRGRDLALCARRTDRLDELKAELAQHHPAIKVAVAALDVNDHEQVPKVFAALSEELGGIDRIIVNAGIGKGAPLGSGKLWANKATIETNLVSALVQIETALEMFHKAGSGHLVLISSVLGAKGVPGVKAAYAASKAGVRSLGESLRAEYAKGPIKISVIEPGYIESEMTAKSASTMFMVDNATGVKAIVGAIEREPGRAAVPRWPWAPLVQVMRIVPPGLAKRFA, from the coding sequence GTGACGCGACAGAGAATCCTCATCACCGGCGCCAGCTCTGGTCTGGGCGCCGGGATGGCCCGCGCCTTCGCTTCTAGGGGCCGCGACCTGGCACTGTGCGCCCGCCGCACAGATCGACTCGATGAACTAAAAGCCGAACTAGCACAACATCATCCAGCCATCAAAGTCGCGGTCGCGGCGCTCGATGTCAACGACCACGAGCAGGTGCCGAAGGTGTTCGCCGCACTGAGTGAAGAGCTCGGCGGCATCGACCGGATCATCGTCAACGCCGGCATCGGCAAGGGCGCCCCGTTGGGCTCCGGCAAGCTGTGGGCGAACAAAGCAACCATCGAGACCAACCTGGTGTCCGCCCTAGTGCAGATCGAGACCGCGCTCGAGATGTTCCACAAGGCTGGCTCGGGACACCTGGTGCTCATTTCTTCGGTGCTCGGCGCCAAAGGGGTGCCGGGAGTCAAGGCTGCTTACGCCGCAAGCAAAGCCGGTGTCCGCTCGCTGGGCGAGTCGCTGCGTGCGGAGTACGCCAAAGGGCCGATCAAGATCTCGGTGATCGAGCCGGGCTACATCGAGTCGGAGATGACCGCCAAGTCCGCGAGCACCATGTTCATGGTGGACAACGCGACGGGCGTCAAGGCAATTGTCGGCGCCATCGAGCGCGAGCCCGGACGGGCCGCCGTGCCGCGGTGGCCGTGGGCGCCGCTGGTGCAGGTGATGCGGATTGTGCCGCCGGGGCTGGCGAAACGTTTCGCATAA
- the pgi gene encoding glucose-6-phosphate isomerase: MSSVQSIPDITATAPWEALRRHHDQIGKTHLRQFFADDPHRGRELTVAVGDLYIDYSKHRITRETLRLLVDLARVARLEERRDQMFAGAHVNTSEDRAVLHTALRLPRDAELIVDGRNVVDDVHAVLDAMGDFTDQVRSGEWTGATGERITTVVNIGIGGSDLGPVMVYHALRHYADAGISARFVSNVDPADLIATLAGLDPATTLFIVASKTFSTLETLTNATAARRWLTDALGDAAVSRHFVAVSTNRRLVDDFGINTDNMFGFWDWVGGRYSVDSAIGLSVMAAIGRQAFGDFLSGFHIIDQHFTTAPLESNAPALLGLIGLWYSNFFDAQSRAVLPYSNDLARFAAYLQQLTMESNGKSTRADGTPVTTDTGEIFWGEPGTNGQHAFYQLLHQGTRLIPADFIGFSQPLDDLPTAEGTGSMHDLLMSNFFAQTQVLAFGKTADEIAAEGTPADVVPHKVMPGNRPSTSILANRLTPSVLGQLIALYEHQVFTEGVIWGIDSFDQWGVELGKTQAKALLPVITSDAAPGPQSDSSTDALLRRYRSEQGRTS; encoded by the coding sequence ATGAGTTCTGTGCAATCAATCCCGGATATCACCGCCACCGCGCCATGGGAGGCGCTGCGCAGGCACCACGACCAGATCGGCAAGACTCATCTACGCCAGTTCTTCGCCGACGACCCCCACCGCGGCCGCGAGCTGACCGTGGCGGTGGGTGACCTGTACATCGACTACAGCAAACACCGCATCACCCGCGAAACGCTACGTCTGCTGGTCGATCTCGCCCGCGTGGCCCGCCTCGAGGAACGCCGTGATCAGATGTTCGCCGGTGCGCACGTCAACACATCGGAGGATCGTGCGGTGCTGCACACGGCGCTGCGGCTGCCCCGCGACGCGGAGCTGATCGTCGACGGCCGCAATGTGGTCGACGATGTGCATGCCGTGCTCGACGCCATGGGTGACTTCACCGACCAGGTGCGTAGCGGCGAGTGGACCGGAGCCACCGGAGAGCGCATCACCACCGTCGTCAACATCGGCATCGGTGGTTCGGACCTGGGGCCAGTCATGGTGTACCACGCACTGCGTCACTATGCCGACGCCGGAATCTCGGCGCGCTTTGTCTCCAACGTCGATCCTGCCGACTTGATTGCAACGCTGGCCGGCTTAGACCCCGCCACAACGCTTTTCATTGTCGCCTCGAAGACGTTCTCCACGTTGGAGACGCTGACGAATGCGACCGCCGCGCGACGCTGGCTGACCGACGCGCTCGGCGACGCGGCGGTGTCGCGCCATTTCGTCGCAGTCTCGACAAACCGGCGCCTGGTCGACGACTTCGGTATCAACACCGACAACATGTTTGGGTTCTGGGACTGGGTCGGCGGACGCTATTCGGTCGATTCGGCGATCGGACTGTCGGTGATGGCGGCCATTGGCCGCCAGGCCTTTGGCGATTTCCTGTCCGGATTCCACATCATCGACCAGCACTTCACGACCGCACCGCTGGAGTCCAACGCGCCTGCCCTGCTGGGGTTGATCGGGCTCTGGTACTCGAATTTCTTCGATGCCCAATCGCGCGCCGTCTTGCCGTATTCCAACGACCTGGCCCGCTTCGCGGCCTATCTGCAGCAGCTGACCATGGAATCCAATGGGAAGTCGACCCGCGCCGACGGCACGCCGGTAACCACCGATACCGGTGAAATCTTTTGGGGCGAACCGGGAACCAACGGTCAGCATGCGTTCTATCAGCTGCTTCATCAAGGCACCCGGTTGATACCTGCCGACTTCATCGGTTTCAGCCAACCGCTCGACGATCTGCCGACCGCGGAAGGCACCGGCAGCATGCACGATTTGCTGATGAGCAATTTCTTCGCCCAGACCCAGGTCCTGGCGTTCGGCAAGACCGCCGACGAGATCGCCGCCGAGGGCACCCCCGCCGACGTCGTGCCACACAAAGTGATGCCCGGCAACCGGCCGTCCACCTCGATTCTGGCCAACCGACTCACGCCGTCGGTGCTCGGGCAACTGATCGCGCTCTACGAGCATCAGGTGTTCACCGAAGGTGTGATCTGGGGCATTGACTCGTTCGACCAGTGGGGTGTGGAGCTGGGCAAGACGCAGGCCAAGGCGCTGCTCCCGGTAATCACCAGTGACGCCGCACCCGGCCCACAGTCGGACAGCTCGACCGACGCGCTGCTGCGTCGCTACCGGTCTGAACAAGGGCGGACCAGCTAG
- a CDS encoding alpha/beta hydrolase, whose translation MNRQDVEFLSGPDTCRAWLYVPDAAAPAPVIIMGHGLGAVREMRLDAYAQRFTAAGYACLVFDYRYFGASGGQPRQLLDIDRQLADWASAIAFARTRTDIDPTRLSLWGTSFAGGHVIVAAARDQNIAAVISQCPFTDGVASTIAALDLRTTVKVVRCAIADVVASRRGRAPVMIAVAGQPHSAALMTAPDALPGYLDLVPEGSTHENAVASRIALRISWHRPGRHAAQVRCPILFSVCQTDTVAPAKATVRHARKAPRGELLLYPHGHFDIYHGQPFDEVIADQIAFLRRRMPTTT comes from the coding sequence ATGAACCGACAGGACGTCGAATTCCTCTCTGGCCCAGATACGTGTCGGGCGTGGCTGTATGTTCCCGACGCCGCCGCGCCCGCGCCGGTGATCATCATGGGCCACGGTCTGGGCGCTGTCCGCGAGATGCGGCTGGATGCCTATGCGCAGCGATTCACCGCCGCGGGCTACGCCTGCCTCGTGTTCGACTACCGATACTTCGGCGCCAGCGGTGGCCAACCGCGCCAACTACTCGACATCGACCGCCAGCTGGCCGACTGGGCGTCCGCCATCGCGTTCGCACGCACTCGCACCGACATAGATCCCACACGACTCAGCTTGTGGGGCACCTCATTTGCGGGTGGTCACGTGATCGTTGCCGCGGCCCGCGACCAGAACATCGCCGCGGTCATCTCCCAGTGTCCGTTCACCGACGGAGTGGCGTCGACCATCGCCGCGCTGGACCTGCGCACCACGGTCAAGGTCGTCCGGTGCGCCATCGCCGATGTCGTCGCCAGCCGCCGGGGGCGAGCCCCAGTGATGATCGCGGTGGCGGGCCAGCCCCATTCGGCGGCCTTGATGACAGCCCCCGACGCCCTGCCTGGCTACCTCGACCTGGTCCCGGAGGGCTCCACGCACGAGAACGCAGTTGCCTCGCGAATCGCGTTGCGTATCTCTTGGCATCGGCCCGGCAGACACGCCGCGCAGGTCCGGTGTCCCATTCTGTTCAGCGTCTGCCAAACCGACACTGTCGCGCCGGCCAAGGCCACGGTGCGACACGCTCGCAAGGCACCACGCGGCGAGTTGCTGCTCTACCCACACGGCCACTTCGACATCTACCACGGGCAACCCTTCGACGAGGTCATCGCCGACCAAATCGCTTTCCTGCGCCGCCGCATGCCCACGACGACCTGA
- the pcrA gene encoding DNA helicase PcrA — protein sequence MTVHATDAEAPGSNPADQLLDSLNPQQRQAVVHEGSPLLIVAGAGSGKTAVLTRRIAYLIAARRVGVGQILAITFTNKAAAEMRERVAGLVGDRARYMWVSTFHSMCVRILRNQASVVEGLNSNFSIYDADDSRRLLQMIGRDMGLDIKRYSPRLLANAISNLKNELIDPHQALADLSDDSDELARTVASVFAEYQRRLRAANALDFDDLIGETVAVLASFPQIAQYYRRRFRHVLVDEYQDTNHAQYVLVRELVGRGTPETRPESSDSADDSADEVPPAELCVVGDADQSIYAFRGATIRNIEDFERDYPDATTILLEQNYRSTQNILSAANSVIARNSGRRDKRLWTDAGAGELIVGYVADNEHDEARFVAEEIDALAERGDITYNDVAVFYRTNNSSRSLEEVFIRAGIPYKVVGGVRFYERREIRDIVAYLRVLDNPGDAVSMRRILNTPRRGIGDRAEACVSVYAENTGASFADALQAAAEGKVSMLNSRAEKAIAGFVDLLDDLRGRLDDDLGELVEAVLERSGYRRELESSTDPQELARLDNLNELVSVAHEFSTDRTLAASDDAAPDEAETPVDEDVPDTGVLADFLERVSLVADTDEIPEQGAGVVTLMTLHTAKGLEFPVVFVTGWEDGMFPHMRALDDPGELSEERRLAYVGITRARQRLYLSRAMVRSSWGQPMLNPESRFLREIPQELIDWRRSAPPPSYSAPVSGAGRFGTPRPSPMHPGARSGASKRPLLVLQPGDRVTHDKYGLGRVEEVSGVGESAMSLIDFGSSGRVKLMHNHAPLSKL from the coding sequence ATGACTGTGCACGCGACCGATGCCGAAGCCCCTGGTTCAAACCCAGCCGATCAGCTGCTCGACAGCCTCAACCCTCAACAACGCCAGGCGGTGGTACATGAGGGTTCTCCGCTGCTGATCGTCGCCGGCGCTGGCTCGGGGAAGACGGCGGTGTTGACCCGCCGGATCGCCTATCTGATCGCAGCCCGCCGGGTGGGGGTCGGGCAGATTCTGGCCATCACCTTCACCAACAAGGCCGCCGCCGAGATGCGCGAACGGGTCGCGGGTCTGGTCGGCGACCGAGCCCGGTACATGTGGGTGTCAACATTTCACTCGATGTGCGTGCGCATTCTGCGCAATCAGGCGTCGGTGGTCGAGGGCCTCAACTCCAACTTCTCGATCTATGACGCCGACGATTCGCGGCGTTTGCTGCAGATGATCGGCCGCGACATGGGCTTGGACATCAAGCGGTATTCGCCCCGGTTACTGGCCAATGCGATCTCCAATCTGAAGAACGAGCTGATCGACCCGCACCAGGCGCTGGCGGATCTTTCGGACGACTCTGATGAGCTGGCCCGCACGGTGGCATCCGTCTTCGCCGAGTACCAGCGGCGGTTACGGGCGGCCAACGCGCTGGACTTCGACGACCTTATCGGCGAGACCGTGGCCGTGCTTGCGAGCTTCCCGCAGATCGCCCAGTACTACCGGCGGCGATTCCGCCATGTCCTCGTCGACGAGTACCAGGACACCAACCACGCTCAGTACGTGTTGGTGCGCGAATTGGTCGGTCGCGGCACGCCAGAGACACGCCCAGAATCATCAGACTCCGCAGACGATTCGGCCGATGAGGTGCCTCCGGCGGAATTGTGCGTCGTCGGCGACGCCGACCAGTCGATCTACGCGTTCCGCGGTGCCACCATTCGCAACATCGAGGACTTCGAACGCGACTACCCTGACGCCACAACGATTCTGCTGGAACAGAACTACCGGTCGACGCAGAACATCCTGTCGGCGGCCAACTCGGTGATCGCGCGCAACTCGGGCCGCCGCGATAAGCGGCTGTGGACCGATGCCGGGGCAGGGGAGCTGATCGTCGGCTACGTCGCCGACAATGAGCACGACGAGGCCCGGTTCGTCGCCGAGGAGATCGACGCGCTCGCCGAGCGCGGCGACATCACCTACAACGATGTCGCCGTCTTCTACCGCACCAACAACTCGTCGCGCTCGTTGGAGGAAGTGTTTATCCGCGCCGGAATTCCGTACAAAGTCGTTGGGGGAGTGCGGTTCTACGAACGTAGAGAGATCCGCGACATCGTCGCTTACCTGCGGGTGCTGGACAATCCCGGCGATGCGGTGAGCATGCGACGCATTCTCAACACACCGCGCCGCGGGATCGGTGATCGCGCCGAGGCGTGCGTGTCGGTATATGCCGAAAACACCGGCGCAAGCTTCGCTGACGCGCTGCAGGCCGCGGCCGAAGGCAAGGTGTCGATGCTGAACAGCCGCGCGGAGAAGGCGATTGCGGGCTTCGTCGACCTGCTCGACGATCTGCGGGGTCGCCTTGACGACGACCTTGGCGAGCTGGTGGAGGCCGTGCTCGAGCGCAGCGGCTACCGCAGGGAGCTGGAATCGTCGACCGACCCGCAGGAGCTGGCGCGACTGGACAACTTGAACGAACTCGTCAGCGTTGCACACGAATTCAGTACCGACCGCACCCTTGCGGCCAGCGATGACGCTGCACCCGATGAGGCAGAAACCCCCGTAGACGAGGACGTGCCGGACACCGGCGTCCTGGCGGACTTCCTGGAGCGGGTGTCGCTGGTGGCTGACACCGACGAAATCCCCGAGCAGGGCGCCGGTGTGGTCACGTTGATGACGTTGCACACTGCCAAGGGCCTGGAATTCCCAGTGGTATTCGTGACCGGCTGGGAGGACGGAATGTTCCCGCATATGCGGGCTCTCGACGACCCGGGCGAGCTTTCCGAGGAGCGGCGGCTTGCCTACGTGGGCATCACCCGTGCTCGGCAACGGCTGTACCTGAGTCGAGCCATGGTCCGTTCTTCGTGGGGCCAGCCGATGCTCAACCCAGAGTCTCGGTTCTTGCGGGAAATCCCGCAGGAACTGATCGACTGGCGGCGCAGCGCACCGCCGCCGTCGTACAGTGCGCCGGTCAGCGGAGCCGGTCGGTTCGGAACGCCGCGCCCATCACCCATGCACCCAGGAGCCCGTTCGGGAGCGAGCAAGCGCCCGCTGCTGGTGCTGCAGCCGGGCGACCGGGTGACCCACGACAAGTATGGGTTGGGCCGCGTCGAGGAGGTTTCCGGTGTCGGCGAATCGGCGATGTCGTTGATCGACTTCGGCAGTTCGGGCCGCGTCAAGCTGATGCACAACCACGCCCCGCTCTCGAAGCTGTAG
- a CDS encoding methyltransferase, which yields MRFPAVPLPLWVARAALGARRRVVELVDAAVPGEIVLFLDIASGLQKTKIAGALVSSGLADALGKNSRDPVELARELGLDPDVTIRIIGAASASRLTRVDRRGRARLTKVGAPLRRDHPQSIASWVVYCADPDTAAAFGHLDAQLRDGAQPSGYQRVFGKSLWDYFSDRSDMGAAFAEAMRQLTEFDLAGIVRAYPWPRRGVICDIAGGVGHMLAALLDHRPQARGILLDSAEVIERADKFLRARGLADRIEYRTGDLFGQLDARADVYTMKWILHDWSDDACRDILQRVRATMPSGSTLVTIDLHHESGRPNALTAMLDATMLALCEGGRERSPEQVHALMRDAGLIPGRVRHFGPTMLVEATAP from the coding sequence ATGCGCTTTCCAGCCGTGCCACTGCCTTTGTGGGTGGCGCGTGCCGCTCTGGGTGCTCGACGCCGCGTGGTGGAACTCGTTGATGCCGCGGTGCCAGGAGAGATCGTGCTGTTCTTGGACATCGCGTCCGGGCTGCAGAAAACCAAGATTGCGGGCGCGCTCGTCTCCTCGGGGTTAGCCGATGCCCTCGGGAAGAATTCACGTGATCCCGTCGAGCTAGCGCGCGAGCTGGGATTGGACCCCGACGTGACAATCAGAATCATCGGCGCCGCCTCCGCGTCGCGGCTGACGCGAGTGGACCGCCGTGGCCGCGCGCGGCTGACGAAGGTCGGCGCGCCACTGCGTCGTGACCACCCCCAGTCGATTGCCTCGTGGGTTGTCTACTGTGCCGACCCCGACACCGCAGCGGCATTCGGGCACCTGGACGCGCAGCTTCGCGACGGTGCGCAACCCTCTGGCTACCAGCGGGTCTTCGGTAAGTCATTGTGGGATTACTTCAGCGATCGCTCCGACATGGGCGCCGCATTCGCAGAAGCGATGCGTCAGCTCACCGAGTTCGACCTTGCCGGGATCGTGCGGGCCTATCCATGGCCGAGGCGTGGAGTCATCTGCGATATCGCCGGGGGAGTGGGGCACATGCTCGCGGCCCTTCTCGACCATCGGCCGCAGGCCCGCGGCATCCTGCTCGATTCAGCCGAGGTGATCGAACGGGCGGACAAGTTTCTGCGAGCGCGAGGACTGGCCGACCGGATCGAGTACCGCACCGGCGACCTGTTTGGTCAGCTGGACGCTCGCGCTGATGTTTACACGATGAAGTGGATCCTGCACGACTGGAGCGACGACGCCTGTCGCGACATCCTCCAGCGGGTCCGCGCGACCATGCCGTCCGGTTCCACACTGGTCACCATCGATCTGCACCACGAATCAGGCCGACCGAACGCGTTGACCGCGATGCTCGACGCGACCATGCTCGCCCTGTGCGAGGGTGGCCGGGAGCGCTCACCGGAGCAGGTGCACGCTTTGATGCGCGACGCCGGGCTCATACCCGGAAGAGTCCGCCACTTCGGTCCGACGATGCTGGTCGAGGCCACCGCCCCGTAG
- a CDS encoding esterase family protein, whose translation MVTAITAGNSPLRRLMLISATALLTVAGGLSTSSATSSAWSRDNLPIEYLMVPSPSMHREVKVEFQSGGPHAVYLLDGMLARDDYNGWDIHLPVFEWFDQSGLSLAMPTGGTASFYSNWYRPAAGNGGVWTYKWETFLTEELPKYLVANKGIDTSGNAVVGASMSGSASLMLAAKHPDNFTYAASMSGFLNLSAGQWPSLVSVAQLGAGGFHSEAMWGPPSDPAWARNDPTVNAAKLVANKTRVWVYSGNGTQTELSGANKLDASLLENATRVSNKAFRSKYKAAGGHNGVFNFPDNGTHTWDYWGAQLQAMLPDLQRVLGAG comes from the coding sequence ATGGTTACGGCAATAACAGCTGGGAATTCGCCATTGCGCCGGCTGATGTTGATATCGGCCACAGCGTTGCTCACCGTGGCCGGTGGGTTGTCCACCAGCTCAGCCACCTCGTCCGCGTGGTCACGGGATAACCTGCCGATCGAGTACCTGATGGTCCCGTCGCCGTCGATGCATCGCGAGGTCAAGGTGGAGTTTCAAAGCGGTGGCCCGCACGCGGTGTACCTGCTTGACGGGATGCTCGCACGCGACGACTACAACGGTTGGGACATCCACCTGCCGGTTTTCGAATGGTTCGACCAGTCGGGCCTCTCGCTCGCCATGCCCACCGGCGGGACGGCAAGTTTCTACTCCAACTGGTATCGGCCAGCAGCGGGCAACGGTGGGGTGTGGACCTACAAGTGGGAAACCTTTCTCACCGAGGAGTTGCCCAAGTACCTGGTGGCGAACAAGGGCATTGACACGTCGGGAAATGCTGTGGTGGGTGCATCGATGTCGGGATCCGCGTCGCTGATGCTGGCGGCCAAGCACCCGGACAACTTCACCTATGCGGCCTCGATGTCGGGGTTCCTCAATCTATCTGCGGGGCAGTGGCCTTCCTTGGTGAGTGTTGCGCAGCTCGGCGCCGGTGGCTTTCACTCCGAAGCCATGTGGGGTCCGCCCAGCGACCCGGCCTGGGCTCGCAATGACCCGACGGTCAATGCCGCAAAGCTGGTCGCCAACAAGACCCGCGTGTGGGTGTATTCGGGCAACGGCACGCAAACGGAGCTCAGCGGCGCCAACAAGCTGGATGCCAGTCTTCTCGAAAACGCCACGCGAGTCAGCAACAAGGCCTTCCGGAGCAAGTACAAAGCCGCCGGCGGCCACAACGGCGTGTTCAACTTTCCCGACAACGGCACCCACACCTGGGACTACTGGGGTGCGCAATTGCAGGCCATGCTGCCCGATCTGCAGCGAGTGCTGGGTGCCGGCTAG
- a CDS encoding chorismate mutase, with product MRPEPPPHENPERAEMNIETVEAQQPSEQPSDKADIDLLREEIDRLDAQILAAVKRRAEVSQAIGKVRMASGGTRLVHSREMKVIERYSELGPDGKDLAILLLRLGRGRLGH from the coding sequence ATGAGACCAGAACCCCCACCTCACGAGAACCCCGAAAGAGCAGAGATGAACATTGAGACGGTTGAGGCCCAACAACCCTCCGAACAACCCTCGGACAAGGCCGATATAGACCTCCTACGCGAAGAGATCGATCGGTTGGATGCCCAAATCCTGGCCGCGGTAAAACGGCGGGCCGAGGTCTCGCAGGCGATCGGCAAGGTTCGGATGGCATCCGGTGGCACGCGGCTAGTGCACAGCCGCGAGATGAAGGTGATCGAACGCTACAGCGAGCTCGGACCCGACGGAAAGGATCTGGCGATACTGCTGTTGCGGTTGGGCAGAGGACGACTCGGCCACTAA